Proteins co-encoded in one Nicotiana sylvestris chromosome 7, ASM39365v2, whole genome shotgun sequence genomic window:
- the LOC138873876 gene encoding zinc finger BED domain-containing protein DAYSLEEPER-like, with protein MVNKVQALVKCGESGASNDSTTNVESEFGSKKRKTTKERSVAWRHFSKFTDDEGVKRAKCKYCPEEYVANTKNSGTSNLLSHLLKCPNNPHKPETSQTKLDFQPKGQTGDVSLIPWKFYQEACRRALARMIIIDEQPFIFVEKDGFRDFVRALQPLFHIPSRTTMTRDCFEIYHDERLSLKSIFKESKQRICITTDTWTSIQRINYMCVTAHYIDKNWNLHKKILNFCPITSHKGQDLASGVAKCLLKWGVDKVFTVTVDNASSNDVMVKELSKQLLDGTLT; from the coding sequence ATGGTGAATAAAGTTCAAGCTCTTGTAAAATGTGGTGAAAGTGGTGCTTCAAATGATTCCACAACCAATGTTGAATCTGAATTTGGTtcgaagaaaagaaaaaccacgAAAGAAAGATCAGTGGCTTGGCGACACTTCAGTAAGTTCACTGATGACGAGGGTGTTAAAAGAGCGAAATGCAAGTACTGTCCAGAAGAATATGTAGCTAACACCAAAAATAGTGGTACAAGCAATTTGCTATCACATCTTCTCAAGTGTCCGAACAATCCCCACAAGCCGGAGACAAGCCAGACAAAATTAGATTTTCAACCGAAAGGTCAAACAGGTGATGTCTCACTTATCCCTTGGAAATTTTATCAAGAGGCATGTAGGAGGGCTTTAGCTCGTATGATAATTATAGATGAACAACCATTCATTTTTGTTGAAAAGGATGGATTTAGAGACTTCGTGAGAGCTCTTCAACCTTTATTTCATATTCCATCTCGTACTACTATGACTAGAGATTGTTTTGAGATTTACCATGATGAAAGACTTTCTTTGAAGTCAATTTTTAAAGAATCAAAACAGAGAATTTGTATTACGACTGATACATGGACATCAATTCAAAGAATTAACTATATGTGTGTTACAGCACATTACATTGACAAGAATTGGAATTTGCATAAAAAGATATTAAATTTTTGTCCAATTACTAGTCACAAAGGTCAAGATTTAGCTAGTGGTGTTGCTAAGTGTTTACTTAAATGGGGAGTGGATAAAGTATTTACTGTGACAGTTGATAATGCAAGTTCTAACGATGTCATGGTTAAAGAATTATCCAAACAATTACTAGATGGAACACTAACTTGA